From the genome of Variovorax sp. RA8, one region includes:
- a CDS encoding M16 family metallopeptidase, with protein MGRLPAKRATFALHTLANGVRLLAIPMPHVQSASVGVFLRVGSRDETPGTNGIGHVLEHMAFKGTTTRSVQAINLDAERLGAEVNAFTGKDTTGYFMTGLGRHAEHLLRMTADIVLNSTFPAHELQRELEVIRQEAIEYEEDPEDGSSELLDRAIWGDDPMGMPVIGTVGNIEGFTRHDLVRHVRSHYVAEKTVVAAAGDFDVEAWVALAGELFAAMPRSAEPHVPLRPAPAKYVGHAMARRFTQVSQVFFNLAYPLAPARQEEMSQQRWRLAAMLAANLFGGGMSAPLVDRIREQLGLAYTAHSTMDSGDVWANFVVHAVTTPDQLEALVTETGGLLRAQATAIDPVHLERAKNQLTVSRVRAGERTYATMEQAVEELFATGTVTPMAGAIAMIDDIGAEEVRAVFGTMLAHPPALAITGKGASARTARQLAACLAAGVR; from the coding sequence ATGGGCCGGCTGCCGGCGAAGCGCGCCACCTTCGCCCTTCACACGCTTGCCAACGGGGTGCGGCTGCTCGCCATCCCAATGCCCCACGTGCAGAGCGCCAGTGTGGGCGTGTTCCTGCGCGTCGGCTCCCGCGACGAAACGCCGGGCACAAACGGCATCGGCCATGTCCTGGAGCACATGGCGTTCAAGGGGACCACCACCCGCTCCGTGCAGGCCATCAATCTGGATGCGGAGCGGCTGGGCGCGGAGGTCAACGCCTTCACCGGCAAGGACACCACCGGCTACTTCATGACAGGCCTGGGCCGGCACGCGGAGCACCTGCTGCGCATGACGGCCGACATCGTCCTGAACAGCACATTTCCCGCCCATGAATTGCAGCGCGAGCTGGAAGTGATTCGCCAGGAGGCCATCGAGTACGAGGAAGATCCGGAGGATGGCTCCAGCGAGCTGCTCGACCGCGCCATCTGGGGCGACGACCCGATGGGCATGCCGGTGATCGGCACCGTCGGGAACATCGAAGGCTTTACACGGCACGATCTGGTCCGCCACGTGCGGTCCCACTACGTCGCGGAAAAGACCGTCGTCGCTGCGGCCGGGGACTTCGACGTCGAAGCCTGGGTGGCGCTCGCCGGGGAACTCTTTGCAGCGATGCCCCGATCGGCCGAACCACACGTGCCGCTACGGCCGGCGCCCGCGAAGTACGTCGGTCATGCCATGGCCCGGCGCTTCACGCAGGTGTCGCAGGTGTTTTTCAACCTCGCCTACCCGCTGGCGCCCGCGCGGCAAGAAGAGATGTCGCAGCAGCGCTGGCGGCTTGCCGCAATGCTGGCGGCCAACTTGTTTGGAGGCGGGATGTCGGCGCCCCTGGTCGACAGGATCCGGGAGCAACTCGGCCTGGCCTACACGGCCCATTCCACGATGGACAGCGGAGACGTCTGGGCCAACTTCGTGGTGCATGCGGTCACGACCCCGGACCAGCTCGAGGCGCTGGTGACGGAGACGGGCGGCCTGCTGCGCGCGCAGGCCACGGCCATCGATCCTGTGCACCTGGAGCGGGCAAAAAATCAGCTGACCGTGTCGCGTGTGCGCGCCGGAGAGCGGACCTACGCAACGATGGAGCAGGCGGTCGAAGAGCTCTTCGCCACTGGAACCGTGACGCCGATGGCCGGAGCGATTGCCATGATCGACGACATCGGCGCCGAAGAAGTGCGGGCGGTCTTCGGGACGATGCTGGCCCACCCCCCGGCGCTGGCGATTACCGGCAAGGGCGCCAGCGCGCGAACCGCGCGGCAGTTGGCAGCGTGCCTGGCTGCCGGCGTCCGTTAG
- a CDS encoding helix-turn-helix domain-containing protein produces MAQGKRISADIGGDALRSIRELGAAARLARTAAGEGQAAAAARLGVHVQTIGRIEAGEPGVAIGHVLGLLALYGIGVRLQQPEGR; encoded by the coding sequence ATGGCGCAAGGCAAGAGAATTTCGGCAGACATCGGCGGCGACGCCTTGCGTTCAATCCGTGAATTGGGGGCAGCGGCAAGGCTGGCCCGGACGGCGGCCGGGGAGGGTCAGGCCGCCGCGGCCGCGCGCCTGGGCGTGCATGTCCAGACCATCGGCCGCATCGAAGCGGGTGAGCCCGGCGTGGCCATCGGGCACGTGCTGGGCCTGCTCGCGCTCTACGGCATCGGCGTCAGGCTGCAGCAGCCTGAAGGCCGCTGA
- a CDS encoding alkene reductase, with translation MSATIESPAATNQAAEPPDAEQRLLFQPIRVGRFQLPHRIVMAPLTRSRARQPGNVPWALNACYYQQRASAALLISEATQISMQGQGYAWTPGIHSREQVEGWRLVTDAVHEAGGRIVLQMWHVGRISHPSLQPDCMPPVAPSPVRPEGMAFIENDKGEGQLAPFVTPRALQLEEMPYLVRQYERAARNAIKAGFDGVEVHAANGYLLDQFLCSGTNRRTDAYGGPVENRVRLLLEVVDAVTQVWDADAVGVRLSPMATANDIRDDDPLTTFTHATRELNSRKLAYLHVVNPAMAALDSKSTPSAAAMQMLERIRQAWSGPLMLAGGFDAETAEQWLREGRADLIAIGRKFIANPDLPERLRAHASLNPDDGSTYYGGGEKGYTDYPSLAQERGEAPKACVDESWR, from the coding sequence ATGTCCGCCACCATCGAGTCGCCCGCCGCGACAAACCAGGCCGCCGAGCCCCCGGACGCGGAGCAGCGGCTGTTGTTCCAGCCCATCAGAGTCGGTCGCTTCCAGTTGCCGCACCGCATCGTCATGGCCCCGCTGACCCGGTCGCGTGCACGCCAACCGGGGAACGTGCCGTGGGCGCTGAACGCCTGCTACTACCAGCAGCGCGCCTCGGCCGCGTTGCTCATTTCCGAGGCGACGCAGATCTCGATGCAGGGGCAGGGCTACGCCTGGACTCCGGGCATCCACAGCCGTGAGCAGGTAGAGGGGTGGCGCCTGGTCACCGATGCGGTGCACGAAGCCGGCGGACGCATCGTCCTGCAGATGTGGCATGTGGGCCGGATCTCTCATCCTTCGCTGCAACCCGACTGCATGCCACCGGTTGCGCCCTCCCCCGTGCGGCCGGAGGGGATGGCCTTCATCGAGAACGACAAGGGCGAAGGCCAGCTGGCGCCCTTCGTGACGCCCCGAGCGCTGCAGCTCGAGGAAATGCCTTACCTCGTGCGCCAGTACGAGCGCGCGGCGCGCAACGCGATCAAGGCTGGTTTCGACGGCGTGGAGGTCCACGCTGCCAACGGCTACCTGCTCGACCAGTTCTTGTGCAGCGGCACCAACCGCCGAACCGACGCGTACGGTGGTCCGGTCGAGAACCGCGTGCGCCTGCTGCTGGAAGTCGTCGACGCGGTAACGCAGGTCTGGGACGCCGACGCGGTCGGGGTGCGCCTGTCGCCGATGGCAACGGCCAACGACATCCGCGACGACGATCCCCTGACCACCTTCACCCATGCCACGCGCGAGCTGAACTCCCGCAAGCTGGCCTACCTGCACGTCGTCAACCCGGCCATGGCCGCGCTGGACAGCAAGTCGACTCCCAGTGCGGCGGCCATGCAGATGCTGGAGCGCATTCGCCAGGCCTGGAGCGGCCCGCTCATGCTCGCCGGCGGCTTCGACGCCGAGACGGCCGAACAATGGCTGAGGGAGGGCCGAGCCGACCTCATTGCCATCGGCCGCAAGTTCATCGCCAACCCGGACCTTCCGGAACGGCTGCGCGCGCACGCGTCTTTGAATCCGGACGACGGGTCCACCTACTACGGCGGCGGCGAGAAGGGCTACACGGACTACCCCAGCCTGGCGCAGGAGCGCGGCGAGGCGCCCAAGGCTTGCGTGGACGAGAGCTGGCGCTAG
- a CDS encoding DsbA family protein, whose product MNKLTIPINERDHLRGSPDAPVLLVEYADFECPYCGAAYRVVKKLEQDLADTLAVVFRQFPLVNVHPHAQIAAEAAEAAGAQGRFWKMHDLLFEHQDALAPADLLKYAAALHLDLERFASDLSGHAFLSKVQNDMTGGLQSGVQGTPAFFINGVLHRGGYDEASLLASIMLVAAAAS is encoded by the coding sequence ATGAACAAACTCACCATTCCCATCAACGAGCGCGACCATCTGCGCGGTTCACCGGACGCACCGGTGCTGCTGGTCGAATACGCCGATTTCGAGTGCCCGTACTGCGGTGCGGCCTACCGGGTCGTGAAGAAGCTGGAGCAGGACCTGGCGGACACGCTGGCCGTCGTGTTCCGCCAGTTCCCGCTGGTCAACGTGCACCCGCACGCGCAAATCGCGGCCGAGGCCGCGGAAGCGGCGGGGGCCCAGGGCCGGTTCTGGAAGATGCACGACCTGCTCTTCGAGCACCAGGACGCACTGGCGCCCGCCGACTTGTTGAAATACGCCGCCGCCCTGCACCTGGACCTGGAGCGGTTCGCCAGCGACCTCTCCGGCCACGCGTTCCTGTCCAAGGTCCAGAACGACATGACGGGCGGGCTGCAAAGCGGCGTCCAGGGAACGCCGGCCTTCTTCATCAACGGCGTGCTCCACCGGGGCGGGTACGACGAAGCTTCCCTGCTCGCCTCGATCATGCTGGTCGCGGCGGCAGCCTCCTGA
- a CDS encoding Hsp20/alpha crystallin family protein — MARERDTSGWMWGQACDLMDQAERLHRQFFRPAAVQQAQVVWEPPVDLLENEREIVLVVAMPGVSAERIQVAAEPGAIVVRGTRPVPLVPGLSVRRLEIPYGIFERRILLPSRGLELEPPEVQQGCLIVRLRKVGGT, encoded by the coding sequence ATGGCGCGCGAAAGGGATACCAGCGGCTGGATGTGGGGGCAGGCCTGCGACCTGATGGACCAGGCCGAGCGGCTGCACCGCCAGTTCTTCCGTCCCGCGGCGGTGCAGCAGGCCCAGGTGGTCTGGGAGCCGCCGGTGGACCTGCTGGAAAACGAGCGCGAGATCGTCCTTGTGGTCGCCATGCCGGGCGTGAGCGCCGAACGCATCCAGGTGGCCGCCGAGCCCGGCGCCATCGTCGTGCGCGGAACGCGCCCGGTGCCGCTGGTGCCCGGCTTGTCTGTGCGGCGGCTGGAAATCCCGTACGGCATCTTCGAGCGGCGCATCCTCCTGCCCTCCCGCGGCCTGGAGCTCGAGCCGCCCGAAGTGCAGCAGGGCTGCCTGATCGTGCGCCTGCGCAAGGTGGGAGGAACATGA